Genomic segment of Panicum virgatum strain AP13 chromosome 2K, P.virgatum_v5, whole genome shotgun sequence:
TGCAACCTTGCTTCAGTAGTAACTCTGAAACTGATTTGACCACACTTCTTTTCCAGGGAGATTTTCCCAAGCCATGTCAAGCTGTTTGTCGAGAACGACGCGGTGGCAGCATTAGCAAGTGGAACCATGGGCAAGCTCCACGGGTGCGTGCTGATCGCAGGGACAGGGACGATAGCTTATGGGTTCACCAGCGATGGCAGGGAAGCCCGAGCAGCAGGTGCAGGGCCGGTTCTAGGTGACTGGGGCAGGTTAGTCAAGAGGACTACGTTTTCTTATGCTTATGACAGTAACATTAATACAAGAGAACTGAGTTTGTGGAAGCTGATTCATAACTATCTACTCTGCGTGGCTGCTGCTGGTGAATTTGTTTAACCGGTTTATGTGGCATTTCATATGCAGTGGGTATGGGATTTCTGCACAGGCAATGACAGCGGTGGTCAGAGCTTATGATGGCAGGGGTCCTGAAACGGTGCTTACAAACAACATCCTTGATTTTCTTGGGCTGGCATCACCAGACGAATTGATAGGGTAATCCAATTCGGCTCAGTAGTTTATGATTTATTAGTTTCACTTCATGTGGAAAGTGCATACTTCACTAGCATAGTTTGTTCAGTAAATTGAAATGGGTCAACTTAAACACTGCCTGAATTACATCATCTACCTATGGGGTATTTTCAAAAGATGAATTAATAGGTTAATTTATTTTGACTACTTACTGGTCCTACTTTACGTAAAGAAGTATATTCATAAACAAGTGAGGTGATTCAGTGGCTTAGGTTTGGTCAAGTCAACAAGAACTTGTCAAGTTACAATAGTGTCTGTGTTGCCAATTAAGCATAAATGACAGCTTCTACTTACCTGTTCATTCTTCCAATGACAGATGGACATATGAAGACCAATCGTGGGCTCGGATTGCTGACCTTCTTCCAGTTGTGGTAGAATCTGCTGAGAGTGGTGATGAGGTGGCAAACAAGATCCTACACAATTCAGTTGGTGAACTAGCTTCCAGTGTCAAAGCTGTAGTGCAAAGGCTTGAACTTGGTGGTGAAGGTAACCCTATAATACTCTGATTATCTTCCTGGATACATGTATAAAAAGAATGCTTAGAGTTTTCTAAAGCATGTACAAAAAGAATGCTTAGAGTTTTCTAAAGCATAAAAAGAAGACTTTTGGGAAAGAAAGCATTGGTCACATGAAACTAAACAAGAGTAACCCTCAAAGTTGCATTTATCCATTTATGAGACTACTTCATAGAAGAAATTTCTTAATATGTTTCACCTTCGCAGATGGCAAACATCCATTTCCACTTGTTATGGTTGGCAAAGTCCTTGAGGCAAACAAGAGGTGGGACATTGGAAAAGAAGTGATAGATTGTGTTACAAAACATTACCCAGGTGCTTATCCAATACACCCTAAGGTGAGCATTGAATCTAAGAAACATTCTTCAGATTATGCAATCTTCAAAAAATAAGTAGCTGAACACTGGAAACAAATACCAAATATGTAGGAGAAGATTTTATTGACACGGGGAAGCAAAATTTGTGCTGTGTATATGGCTATATGCTTGAAAAGTACCTAATAAACACAGTTTACAAACTGACACATCTTCAGACCCTACTATGAAATTTCGTAAGTCAATATCCATGAACTCATATCTGATTGTACCTGCAGGTGGAGCCAGCAGTTGGTGCAGCATTATTAGCATGGAATGCTATAGCAAGCGAATTAGATGGCGATATTAGAAATGTTCAATAATGAAACTTTCTACACATTATTGTATATTATGTTAGCGTCAAACCTTCACCTAGCATTTTCCATTTGCTGTAACAGATTGCATGAAAAGGTtgtaaccttgtcaagataagAAAATTTTACCACGAAATCTGGTTTAATGGGAGTTTCTTTGACATATTAGGAGTGACAGAAAGAACATTATGTGCTTATGGGAGACTTTGCTCCAGTAAAATTTGGAAACTGTGATAGCAAGCATGCCCAGAAATATGATGCTCTAGAAGATAGCGATAAG
This window contains:
- the LOC120661744 gene encoding N-acetyl-D-glucosamine kinase-like isoform X1, yielding MQRHTGRDMWDAEECQSPRMGSVILGVDGGASNTVCVCIPAAMPFNDPLPVLSRTVAGCSNHNSVGEDRARETLERVMSQALLKARRRRSNVCAVCLAVAGVNHPIDQQRMLDWLREIFPSHVKLFVENDAVAALASGTMGKLHGCVLIAGTGTIAYGFTSDGREARAAGAGPVLGDWGSGYGISAQAMTAVVRAYDGRGPETVLTNNILDFLGLASPDELIGWTYEDQSWARIADLLPVVVESAESGDEVANKILHNSVGELASSVKAVVQRLELGGEDGKHPFPLVMVGKVLEANKRWDIGKEVIDCVTKHYPGAYPIHPKVEPAVGAALLAWNAIASELDGDIRNVQ
- the LOC120661744 gene encoding N-acetyl-D-glucosamine kinase-like isoform X2, which produces MQRHTGRDMWDAEECQSPRMGSVILGVDGGASNTVCVCIPAAMPFNDPLPVLSRTVAGCSNHNSVGEDRARETLERVMSQALLKARRRRSNVCAVCLAVAGVNHPIDQQRMLDWLREIFPSHVKLFVENDAVAALASGTMGKLHGCVLIAGTGTIAYGFTSDGREARAAGAGPVLGDWGSGYGISAQAMTAVVRAYDGRGPETVLTNNILDFLGLASPDELIGWTYEDQSWARIADLLPVVVESAESGDEVANKILHNSVGELASSVKAVVQRLELGGEDGKHPFPLVMVGKVLEANKRWDIGKEVIDCVTKHYPGAYPIHPKEKILLTRGSKICAVYMAICLKST